The following are encoded in a window of Danio aesculapii chromosome 12, fDanAes4.1, whole genome shotgun sequence genomic DNA:
- the kcng3 gene encoding potassium voltage-gated channel subfamily G member 3 produces the protein MKFGKNICILNVGGTKYAFTREVIKDFPLRRVSRLHSCSSEKEVLEVCDDYDRERNEFFFDRHSEAFVFIMLYVRSGKLRFVPQMCELSFYNEMIYWGLESSHLEFCCQRRLEDRMSDTYTYFSEDDMKAEVESRGEEEQVSRFAPDRGSARWLERMRRTFEEPASSIAAQILASVSVVFVIMSMVILCASTLPDWDTAKNNTVEEHRIIEAVCIGWFTAECIVRFIVSRDKCEFVRRPLNIIDLLAITPYYVSVAMTALTGENPQLQRAGVTLRVLRMMRIFWLIKLARHFLGLQTLGLTLRRCYREMVMLLVFVCVAMAIFSALAQLLEHGLDLETSNEDYASIPASCWWVIISMTTVGYGDMYPITVPGRVLGGVCVVSGIVLLALPITFIYHSFVQCYHELKFRSARCVRSLSSEFLN, from the exons ATGAAGTTTGGGAAGAACATATGCATCCTAAACGTCGGTGGCACCAAGTACGCGTTCACAAGAGAAGTTATCAAGGATTTTCCTCTGCGAAGAGTGAGCAGGCTCCACAGCTGTTCCTCAGAAAAGGAGGTTTTGGAGGTTTGTGATGATTATGACCGAGAAAGGAACGAGTTTTTCTTCGACAGGCACTCGGAGGCGTTTGTTTTCATCATGCTTTACGTTCGTTCGGGAAAGCTCAGGTTTGTCCCGCAAATGTGCGAGCTTTCTTTTTACAACGAGATGATTTACTGGGGTTTGGAGAGCTCACATTTGGAGTTTTGCTGCCAGCGACGACTGGAGGATAGGATGTCCGACACATATACGTACTTTTCTGAGGACGACATGAAGGCAGAAGTGGAGTCCAGAGGTGAGGAGGAGCAGGTCAGCAGGTTCGCGCCTGACAGAGGGAGCGCGCGGTGGCTGGAGAGGATGCGGAGGACTTTTGAGGAGCCAGCCTCTTCCATCGCTGCGCAGATCCTGGCGTCAGTGTCAGTGGTTTTTGTCATTATGTCTATGGTCATCCTCTGTGCGAGCACTCTGCCGGACTGGGATACAGCAAAAAACAATACAGTGGAAGAACACAG GATCATCGAGGCAGTTTGCATCGGGTGGTTCACTGCCGAATGCATAGTGCGCTTTATTGTCTCGCGGGACAAATGTGAGTTTGTGCGCCGCCCCCTTAACATTATTGACCTGCTGGCGATCACCCCTTACTACGTGTCTGTGGCAATGACAGCGCTGACTGGAGAAAACCCTCAGCTACAGCGAGCAGGAGTCACCCTGCGTGTGCTGCGAATGATGCGCATCTTTTGGCTGATCAAGCTAGCCCGTCACTTCCTCGGTTTGCAGACGCTGGGATTGACACTGCGCAGGTGCTACCGTGAGATGGTCATGCTGTTGGTGTTCGTCTGCGTGGCCATGGCCATATTCAGTGCTCTTGCACAGCTGCTGGAGCACGGCCTTGACCTGGAGACTAGCAACGAGGACTACGCCAGCATCCCGGCATCCTGCTGGTGGGTTATTATCTCCATGACGACCGTCGGCTATGGAGACATGTATCCCATCACCGTTCCGGGACGCGTGCTGGGTGGTGTGTGCGTTGTGAGTGGCATTGTGCTGCTGGCTCTGCCCATTACCTTCATCTACCACAGCTTCGTGCAGTGCTACCACGAACTCAAATTCCGCTCAGCACGCTGTGTGCGAAGTCTCTCCTCTGAGTTTCTCAACTGA